One Thermomonas paludicola genomic window, CGACCTGGATCCCGGCGCGGATGCCGAGGCGGGCCACCAGTACGCGGAAGGCCGCATCGCGCTGCACGCCGGCATCGATGCGCGCGGCCGCGCCGCCGACACCTGGCTGCGCAACGCGGTGCGGCTGGCGTGGCGCGCAAAGATCCACATGCACCTGCTGCTGGACCTGTTCAACCAGGCGCGCGAGAAGGCCGAGGGCGAGGCCATCGCGGTGTTCGGCGACAACCTCAAGGACCTGCTGCTGGCCGCGCCGGCCGGCCCGAAGGCCGTGCTGGGCCTCGATCCCGGCCTGCGCACCGGCGTGAAGGTGGCGGTGGTGGATGCCACCGGCAAACTGGTCGCCACCGACACCATCTATCCGCACGAACCCCGTCGCCAATGGGAGCAGTCGCTGGCGACGCTGAAGAAACTCTGCCTCGCCCACGGCGTGCAGCTCATCGCCATCGGCAACGGCACCGCCAGCCGCGAGACCGACAAGCTGGCCTTTGATCTGCTCAAGCTGGTGCCCGAGTTGAAGGCGCAGAAAATTGTCGTAAGCGAAGCGGGCGCGTCGGTGTATTCGGCGTCGGAACTGGCGGCGAAGGAGTTCCCGACGCTCGACGTGTCGCTGCGCGGCGCGGTCTCCATCGCCCGCCGCCTGCAGGATCCGCTGGCCGAGCTGGTGAAGATCGAGCCGAAGGCCATCGGCGTGGGCCAGTACCAGCACGACGTCGACCAGTACCGCCTCGCCCGCGCGCTGGATGCGAAGGTGGAGGACTGCGTGAACGCCGTGGGCGTGGACGTGAACACCGCCTCCGGCGCATTGCTGGCGCGCGTCTCCGGCCTGTCGACCACGGTAGCCGAGAACATCGTGGCGCATCGCGATGCCAACGGCGCGTTCAAATCGCGCAAGGCGCTGCTGAAGGTGGCGCGCCTGGGCGAGAAGACCTTCGAACAGTGCGCCGGCTTCCTGCGCATCATGGACGGCGAGCAGCCGCTGGACGCGTCCTCGGTGCATCCCGAAGCCTATCCGGTGGTCGAGCGCATCCTGGCGGCCGGCGGCAAGTCGGTGAAGCAGATCATCGGCGACAGCGCGTTCCTGCGTTCGCTCAAGCCCGCCCAGTTCACCGACGCGCGCTTCGGCGAACCCACCGTGCGCGACATCCTGAAGGAGCTGGAGAAGCCGGGCCGCGACCCGCGTCCGGAGTTCAAGGCAGCCAAGTTCGCCGACGGCGTGGAAAGCATCAAGGATCTGCAGCCCGGCATGGTGCTGGAAGGCGTGGTGAGCAACGTCGCCGCGTTCGGCGCGTTCGTGGACATCGGCGTGCACCAGGACGGACTGGTGCACATCTCCGCGCTGTCCGACCGCTACGTGAAGGACCCGCGCGAAGTGGTGAAGGCCGGCGACATCGTCAAGGTCAAGGTGCTGGAGGTGGACGTGGCGCGCAAGCGCATCGCGCTGAGCTGCCGCATGGACGACCCCATTGGAGAAACGCACCGCGACAGCCACCGAAGCAGCCCCGCGCAGCGCGACCCGCGTGCTGCCGGCGCGCAACGCAGCGCACCCAAACCGCAACCGCAACAAACCGCGCCGTTCAACAGCGCAATGGCGGATGCGCTCAAGCGACTGCGGCGCAGTTGATGACCGGCCATCCGCTGCCCGCGGCCTCATTCAACAGGCAGCGCCAACGGCGATAATGGGATGTGATGAGCCAACCGATTGCCATCAACGCGCTGGATCCACCGCCACAGCCGCCGGAGCCGCCGCTGGCTTCCGATTGCTGCGACAGCGGCTGCACAAGCTGCGTGCACGATGTGTATTCCGAGGAACTTGCCGCGTATCGCCAGGCGCTGGCCGCGTGGAAGCTGCGTCATCCCGACGCGAACGCGCGCGCCGGGTCGCTGGCAACGTAGCGCCAATACGCCGGTTCGCCCAGCGTCTGGCCGCTGATCGACACCCGGGTCGCGGCATCCACGGCCAGCGCCAGCGCGCCGTCGTGGAACGCCCAGCTCATCGCCTCGGCCTCCGCAGCCGCGCAGGCCACCGCCGATACGCGACGCGCCTGCTGCGGCAGCAGCCCTTCCCCACTGCGCTTGCCGCGCGCTTCCTTGAGCGTCCACAGCTGATGGAAGGCCGCAGGACGAGCGTCTTCAGGCAGGGCGCGCAGGCGCCGGGTTTCTTCCACGGAGAACACGAACCCGGCCAGTGCGTCCAGCTTGCGGGGCTTGCGCGGCACTTCGACATCCACTCCCACCGCCCGCGTGGCAATCGCGCAGACCAGCCAGTTGCCGCTATGGCTCAGCGACACCTGAAGCGCGCCCGGGGCGCCATCCACGCAGAGCAGTGGACGGCCATCCGCCTGCCGGCCCAGGGCAACCCGCGTCGCGTCCAATTGCAGCCACTGCGCCGCCGAATGACGCGCCAGCCAATGACCGGCAATGAAGCTGTCGCGCCGCGCCTGCACCCGCATCGCCCGCAGGCGATGCTGCTCCGCATCGGTCAACCAGTGCAACCCCGCCGCCTGCGCGCTGGCGGCAGTGTCATCCACACCCGCAAGGTGCAGCCGCACCTCCACCGTCATGCCGGCGCGCCGCTGCGCACTGGCTCAGTCCACCAGCGCCGGCAACAATTTTTCCGGCTCGGCCTGCACGTCCAGCACCAGCTCGCCGTCCACCGCATCCAGCGCCACCCGGCCACCGCCCGCCAACTTGCCGAACAGCAGCTCGTCCGCCAGCGGGCGCTTGACCTTGTCCTGGATCAGGCGCGCCATCGGGCGCGCGCCCATCAGCGGATCGAAGCCATGCTGGCCCAGCCACTCGCGCGCGGACGGCGTGGCCGACAGCGCCACCTGCTTCTCGTGCAGCTGCATTTCCAGTTCGATCAGGAACTTGTCCACGACGCGCAGGATGTGGTCGAACCCCAACGCCTGGAATTGCACCACCGCGTCCAGCCGGTTGCGGAACTCGGGCGTGAACCCGCGACGGATCGCCTCCATCGCGTCCGGGCTGTGATCCTGCTTGGTGAAGCCAATGCTGCGCCGCGCGGCCTGGGTGGCGCCGGCATTGGTGGTCATCACCACGATCACGTTGCGGAAATTGGCTTCGCGGCCGTTGGTATCGGTCAGCGAGCCGCGGTCCATGACCTGCAGCAGGATATTGAAGATGTCCGGATGCGCCTTCTCGATTTCGTCCAGCAACAACACGCAGTGCGGCGTCTTGACGATCTTCTCGGTCAGCAAGCCGCCCTGGTCGAAGCCGACATAGCCGGGGGGCGCGCCGATCAGGCGACTCACCGAATGCGGTTCCATGTATTCGGACATGTCGAAGCGGATCAGCTCGATCCCCAGCTGCATCGCCAGCTGGCGGGTGACCTCGGTCTTGCCCACGCCCGTTGGGCCGGCAAACAGGAAATTGCCGATCGGCTTGTCGGGATTGCCGAGACCCGAGCGCGCCAGCTTGATCGCGCTGGACAGCGTCTCGATGGCCGGATCCTGGCCGAAGATCACCATCTTCAGGTTGCGCTCCAGGTGCTGCAGCACGTCCTTGTCGGAGGCGCTGACCTGCTTGGCCGGGATGCGCGCCATCTTCGCCACGATGCCCTCGATTTCCTCCACGTCGATCAGGTGCTTGCGCGTTTCCTGCGGCAACAGGCGCTGGCGCGCACCGGCCTCGTCGATCACGTCGATGGCTTTGTCCGGCAACAGCCGATCGCCGATGTGCTTGACCGACAGATCCACCGCCGCCTTGATCGCGTCGTCGGCGTAGCTGACCCCGTGATGCGCCTCGTAGCGCGGCTTCAGCCCGTGCAGAATCTGGATTGCCTCGCCCACCGTGGGCTCGACGATGTCGATTTTCTGGAAGCGCCGCGCCAGCGCGCGATCTTTTTCGAATACGCCGCGGTATTCCTGGAACGTGGTGGAGCCAATGCAGCGCAGCTCGCCGTTGGCCAGCACCGGCTTGATCAGGTTGGACGCATCCATGGTGCCGCCGCTGGCCGAGCCGGCGCCGATGATGGTGTGGATTTCGTCGATGAACAAAATCGCCTCGGGCTGCTTCTTCAGCTCCGCCAGCACGCCTTTCAGGCGCTTTTCGAAATCGCCGCGGTACTTGGTGCCGGCCACCAGCGCGCCCAGGTCCAGCGCATAGATCACCGCGCCAGACAGGACATCGGGCACCTCGCCATCGACGATGCGCTTGGCCAAGCCTTCCGCCAGCGCGGTCTTGCCCACGCCGGATTCCCCCACGTACAGCGGGTTGTTCTTGCGTCGCCGGCACAGGACTTGGATGGTGCGCTCGATTTCGTCGCCACGCCCCACCAGCGGGTCGATCCTACCCGCCCGCGCCGCCTCGTTGAGGTTGGCGGCGAACTCGGTTAGCGGGTCGGCCTTGCTTTCGACATCGCCCGCCTCGCTCCTGGCCGCGCCTTCCTGCGCCTGCGGGCCAGCGTCATCCTCCGCGCGGGCGATGCCGTGCGAGATGTAATTGACCACGTCCAGCCGATGCACGTCCTGCTGATTGAGGAAATAGACGGCATGCGAGTCTTTCTCGCCGAAAATCGCCACCAGCACGTTGGCGCCCGTGACTTCCTTCTTGCCCGAGGACTGCACGTGATAGACCGCGCGCTGCAGCACGCGCTGGAAGCCGAGCGTGGGCTGGGTGTCGCGGCCATCGTCCTCGACGAAACGGTTTACCGATACTTCGATGGCATTGATCAGCTCATCGCGCAGTGCCGGCAAATCGGCCCCGGTGGCCCGCAGCACGGCCTCCGCCGACGGATTGTCGAGCAGGGCCAGCAACAGGTGTTCCACCGTCATGAATTCGAAACGCGCCTCGCGGGTGCGCTTGTAGCACTGGCCGATGGTTTGCTCGAGATCCTTGCTGAACATGGGGATGGAATCCTCCGGTACGTCAGCTTCCTATGTAGGGTGCATTCGTGCTCAGGGCAAGCCCCTGCAGGTTTCATGCCCGTTCCATCGTGCACAGCAGCGGGTGCTGGTTCAGCCTGGCGTATTCGTTGACCTGGGCGACCTTGGATTCCGCGATTTCGCGGGTGAAAACGCCGCAGACCCCGCGACCACGGGTATGCACGTGCAACATGACCTGGGTGGCAGCCTCCAGGCTCATCGAAAAAAACTGCATCAGCACATCGACCACGAAGTCCATGGGCGTGTAGTCGTCGTTCACCAGCAGCACCGTGTAGCGCGGTGGACGGGCGGCGTCCGGACGCGCGGGCGCGACCACGGTGCCGTGCTCATGCTGGTGCTGTGGCTTGTCGGGCTGGTTGGACATGGGTGAATTATACGAAGGCCTCGCCGCATGGACGACACTGGCGACAGCAGGGACAATACCGGCATGAACCATCAGGAACCCCGCGTCTGGCAACCGGACGTCACCGTGGCCACCGTGGCGGTGCGCGACGGCCGCCTGCTGTGCGTGGAAGAACGCGTGGCGGGCTGCCTGGTCATCAACCAGCCGGCCGGCCACCTGGAACCGGGCGAAAGTCTGTTGCAAGCGGCCGTGCGCGAAACCCGCGAGGAAACCGGCTGGAACGTGCGTCTGACCCATCTGGTGGGCAGCTACCAGTGGCAAGCCCCCGTCGCAGCCGATGGCAGCGGTGGCCGCCATTTCCTGCGCTTCGCATTTGCCGCCGAGCCGCTGGACCTGCTGCCCGACGCCACGCTGGATGAAGGCATCGTGCGTGCACTCTGGCTGGCGCCGGACGAACTGCTGGCCCAGGCCGCACGGCACCGCAGCCCGCTGGTCTGGAAGGTGGTGGCCGATTACCTGGGCGGCAGCCGGTATCCGCTGTCGCTGGTCCAGCAGCTGGCATGAACACGCGCAAGATCGTCGTCGGCGTCTCCGGCGGCGTGGATTCGTCGGTGGCCGCCCTGCTGCTGCGGGATGCCGGGTTCGAGGTCACCGGGCTGTTCATGCAGAACTGGGCCGATGACGACGCGCAGGACAGCGCGAGTGCCGCTGGAGGCAGGACGCCGAACGCGGCCGGTTCCGGCAACTGCCGCGCCGAAGACGACCGCCGCGACGCGGTCGCGGTGTGTGGCGCCCTGGGCATTCCCATCCGCTTCCGCGATTTCTCGCGTGAATACTGGGATGGCGTGTTCCGCCATTTCCTGGACGAGTACGCCGCCGGCCGCACGCCCAATCCGGACGTGCTGTGCAACCGCGAGATCAAGTTCAAGCATTTCCTCGACGCCGCGCGCGAACTGGGCGCGGAGGCCATCGCCACCGGGCATTACGCCCGCGTGGACCACGACGGCCGGCGTTTCCGCCTGCTGCGCGCGGCGGATCGCGGCAAGGACCAGAGCTATTTCCTGCACCAGCTGGGCCAGACCCAGCTGGCGGCCACCCACTTCCCGCTGGGCGGCCTGCACAAGAGCGAAATCCGCCGGATCGCCGCCGAACACGGCCTGCGCACCGCGCAAAAGAAGGATTCCACTGGCATCTGCTTCATCGGCGAGCGCGACTTTCGTGGTTTTCTGTCGCGCTACCTGCCCAGCCAACCGGGCGAGATACGCGTACCCGACGGCACCCGCATCGGCGAGCATCCCGGCGTGTTCTATTTCACCCTGGGCCAGCGCGAAGGACTGAACATCGGCGGCGTGCGCGGTCGCCCACAGGCGCCGTGGTTCGTGGTCGCCAAGGACGTGGAACGCAACATCCTGTACGTCGATCAGGGCCATGACAGCCCCTGGCTGCAATCCACCCTGCTGCGCAGCGAAACCGCGCACTGGATCGCGGGCACCCCGCCCGCGCGGCATTTCAGCTGCACCGCGCAGACCCGCTACCGCCAGCCGGACGAAGCCTGCGAGGTCGATGTCCGCGAGGATGGCAGCCTGTCGGTGCGGTTCGCGCGTGCGCAGCGCGCGGTCACGCCCGGTCAATCGCTGGTGCTCTACGATGGCGAGGTATGCCTGGGCGGCGCCGTGATTGCTTCCACCGATGCCCCCTTCCCCGGCACCCTCTCCGAGATTCCTGCATGAGCAACACCATCGACGACCGTGTCCTTGCCTTGGCCGGACTGCTGCAAGCGCTGGCCCAGGTTCGCCGCATCGCCGACACCGGCCAGTCGGAAAGTCGTCCGTTGCAGGCCGCGCTGGACAGCGTTTTCCGCATCGACGCGGCCACTACCGAAGCCGTCTATGGCGACGCCGGCAGCGTGCGCAGCGGGCTTCGCCTGCTGCGCGACTACCTTGCCAACGGCAGCAAGGACGAATCGCTGGGAAAATTGGCGTTGGCCGTACTGCAGCTGGAACGCCGCTTCGTGCGCAGCAGCGGGATCGTGGACAAGGTGCAGGCGGGCCTGCGCGACCTGCAGGCCAGCGCCAGCACGCTGGGCAGCACCCATCAGGACGTCACTGAAGGGCTGGCCAAGTTGTATGCCGACACCCTCAGCACCCTGCGCCCGCGGGTCATGGTGCAAGGCAACCCGCACTACCTTGGCCAGGCCGGCGTGGTCGCGGAAATCCGCGCGCTGCTGCTGGCCGCACTGCGTTCGGCCGTGCTGTGGCGACAGATGGGGGGCAGCCTGTGGGACTTCGTGTTCGCCCGCCGCAGCATGGCCGCCGCGATCGATGCAAGGCTGGGCTAGCCCGATGGCACGACGCCCGGCAATGCCGGGCGTCGCGTGACCACAGGGTCGGTGAAAATCAGGCCGCCACGGTCGCGGCCACGTCCTTGTATTCGCCGATCCGGTCAAAGTTCATGTAGCGGTAGATTTCGTCGCTCTTCTCGCTGATCACGCCCACGTCGGCCAGGTATTCGGCACGCGTCGGGATGCGCCCCAGCCGCGCGCAGATCGCCGCCAGTTCCGCCGAGCCCAGATAGACATTGGTGTTGCGGCCCAGGCGGTTGGGGAAGTTGCGGGTGCTGGTGGACATTGCGGTGGAACCTTCGCGGATCTGCGCCTGGTTGCCCATGCACAGCGAGCAACCCGGCATTTCGGTGCGCGCGCCGGCGGTGCCGAAGGTCGCGTAATGGCCTTCCTTGGTCAGCTCCGCTTCGTCCATCTTGGTCGGCGGCGCAATCCACAAACGCGTGGGCAGGTCGCGCTTGCCTTCCAGCAATTTGGCAGCAGCGCGGAAATGGCCGATGTTGGTCATGCAGCTGCCGATGAAGACTTCGTCGATGTGACTGCCGGCCACGTCGGACAAGGTCCTGGCGTCATCCGGGTCGTTCGGGCAGCACACGATGGGCTCGACGATATCGGCCAGATCGATCTCGATCACCGCCGCGTATTCGGCATCGGCATCCGCTTCCAGCAGTTGCGGATCCGCCAGCCAGGCCTCCATCTTCTTGATCCGGCGCGCCAGCGCGCGCGCGTCCTGGTAGCCCTGCGCGATCATGTTCTTCAACAGCACGATATTGCTGTTGATGTACTCCACGATCGGTTCCTTGTCGAGCTTGACCGTGCAGCCGGCCGCGGAACGCTCCGCCGACGCATCGGCAAGTTCGAACGCTTGCTCGATCTTCAACTCGGGCAAGCCTTCGATTTCCAGGATGCGGCCGGAGAAGATGTTCTTCTTGCCCTTCTTCTCCACGGTCAGCAGACCCGCCTTGATGGCGTACAGCGGGATCGCGTGGACCAGGTCACGCAGGGTGACGCCCGGCTGCAGCTTGCCCTTGAAGCGCACCAGCACCGATTCCGGCATGTCCAGCGGCATCACGCCGGTGGCCGCGGCGAACGCCACCAGGCCGGAGCCGGCCGGGAAGCTGATGCCGATCGGGAAACGGGTGTGGCTGTCGCCGCCGGTGCCAACGGTATCGGGCAGCAGCATGCGGTTGAGCCAACTGTGGATGATGCCGTCGCCCGGGCGCAGCGAAATGCCGCCACGGGTGGAGATGAACTCCGGCAGGGTGTGGTGGGTCTTCACATCGACCGGCTTCGGATACGCGGCGGTGTGGCAGAACGACTGCATCACCAGGTCGGCGCTGAAGCCCAGGCAGGCAAGGTCCTTCAACTCGTCGCGGGTCATCGGGCCGGTGGTGTCCTGGCTGCCCACCGAGGTCATCTTCGGCTCGCAGTAGGTGCCCGGGCGCATGCCCTTGCCTTCCGCCAGGCCGCAGGCGCGGCCGACGAGCTTCTGCGCGAGGGTGAAGCCCTTGCCGGTATCCGGCGGCACCACCGGCAGGCGGAACAGGTCGGTGGCCGGCAGTCCCAGCGCCTCGCGCGCCTTGGCGGTCAGGCCGCGGCCGATGATCAGCGGGATGCGGCCGCCGGCGCGCACTTCGTCAAACAGCACGTCCGACTTCAGCTCGAACTCGGCAATCACTTCGCCATTCTTGAGCGCCTTGCCGTCATACGGACGCAGCTCGATGACATCGCCATGCTCCATCTTCGCCACGTCCAGCTCGATCGGCAACGCGCCGGCGTCTTCCATCGTGTTGTAGAAGATCGGCGCGATCTTGCTGCCCAGGCACACGCCGCCAAAGCGCTTGTTGGGGATGAACGGAATGTCCTCACCCGTCCACCACAGCACGCTGTTGGTCGCGGATTTGCGGCTGGAGCCGGTACCCACCACGTCGCCGACATAGGCGACCAGATGGCCCTTGTCCTTCAGTGACAGGATTTCCTGCACCGGGCCGCGCTTGCCATCTTCCTCCGGCACGAACGCGGCGTCCGGGCGCTTGTTTTTCAGCATCGCCAGCGCATGCATGGGGATGTCCGGGCGGGTGGTGGCATCCGGCGCGGGCGAGAGATCATCGGTATTGGTTTCGCCCGGCACCTTGAACACGGTGACGGTGAGCGACGCCGGCACTTCCGGCTTGCTGGTGAACCATTCGGCGTCGGCCCAGCTCTGCAGCACGGCCTGCGCATTGGCGTTGCCGGCCTTGGCCTTCTCTTCCACGTCGTGGAAGGCGTCGAACACCAGCAGCGTGTGCTTCAAGCCGTTGGCGGCAATGGCGCCCAACTCGGCATCGTCCAGCAACTGCACCAGCGGCGCCACGTTGTAGCCGCCCAGCATGGTGCCCAGCAGCTCGGTGGCGCGCGCACGCGAAACCAGCGCGTTGGTTTCGCTGCCAAACGCCAGCGCGGCCAGGTAGCTGGCCTTGACCTTGGCGGCATCGTCCACGCCGGCCGGCACGCGGTGGGTGATGAGATCGAGCAGGAAGTCCGCATCGCCCGCAGGCGGGTTCTTCAACAATTCGATGACATCGGCGGTCTGCTGCGCGGTCAGCGGCAGCGGCGGGATGCCGAGGGCGGCGCGTTCGGCGGCGTGTTGACGATAGGCGTCCAGCATGGGGGTGTCCTTGCGTGTGCAACGGGTGGGAAAGAGAGCCTCAGTGTTTCGGAACGATCAACTTCAGGCCCTTGAAGTAATCGCGGTAAAAGTCGGCGTCAAAGGTGATCAGTGCATCGCATTGCAGCAAGGCATGTGCGCCGATCAGGAACTCGGAAATCGGGCGATGCTCACCCGCGCGTTGACGCTGGCGGCGCTGCATCTCGCCCGCGCGCAGCGCGGATTTGGCTTCCACCGCGCTGTAATGCACGCCCATTTCCTCCAGCGCGCCCAGCGCTTCGGCACCGTTGCGCAACGCACCGGAGACCAGCGCCAGCGCGGCATCGCAGACCACCACGCGGCCTGCGCCCAGCGACTGGCGCAGGCAGGCTTCCGCCGCATCGGCCCGCGCGCCATTGCTCAGCAACTCGATCAGCACCGGGGCATCCACCGCGATCACGAGGCTGCGCCCTTGCCGCCCGCGGGCGCATCCAGCGCGAATTTGCCGCGCACCCTGGAAATGGCGTCATCCACATGCTTGCTCAGCACGATGCGGCCGCCGTCCAGCTCCACCTTCAGCACGCTGCCTTTGGTCAGCCCCAGCGCATCGCGCACCGCCTTCGGCAGGGTGATCTGGCCGCGTTCGGCAACGGTGGCTTCCATGGCACCTGTCCGGGAGAGAGGTAGGCCACGATTATACATACTTTTTCATGCATACTTTCGTGACCAACGGGCACCCGAACCACCGCAGTTGCCTACCCCAGGGTGGTGCGTGCACCGCCTGCATGCTTGGCCAGGTACAGCGCCCGGTCGGCGCGCTGGAACAGCTGCGCCGGGGCTTCATCCTGATTGCCCAGGGTCACCAGGCCCGCGCTGAAGGTGACGTAATTGGGGCCCACGTCACCCGAATACCACTGCCCGTGGCGGGCGAACGCGGAATGCAGGCGTTGGCTGAGCGTCCAGGCGCCTTCCTGGTTCGTGTCCGTCAGCACCAGCGCAAACAAATCCCCGCCCAATCTTGCCGGCAAGTCCGACGTCCGGCTGACCGCGCGCAGCAATTTGGCTGTTTCGATCAACACCCCGTCGCCCATCGCATGCGACCAGCTTTCGTTGATTTGCCGAAGGTGGTCGAGATCCAGCAGCAGCAGGCTCAACGGCTGGCCGTGGCGCTTGGAACGCGAGAAATTCTGCGCCAGGTGCTCATCGAAGGCGCGCCCGTTGGGCAGCGCGGTCAAGCCGTCCTCGTGCGCCTGCCGCGCGAATTCCAGCGACTGCTGCTCCAGCTGCGCCGCAAATTCATCCCGTTCGCGACTGGCGGCCAACAGCTGGCGCGCCTGCCGTTGCAGCTCGGCGCTGCATTCGTCCAGCTGAATTCCCAGCCGGAGCGATTCGCGCCGCTCACCCGCACCGCTCATCCAGCCCGCGGCGATACCCGCCACCAGCACCAGCAGCAGCCCGATCCATGCCCACGCCCACGGGATTCCGCTGCTCGCGGGCTGCGACACCTGCGCTGCCACCGGCAAACTGGCGGCAAGCGACGCCAGCAACATGGCTGCAAGCCCGAACATTCGATTGATCAATGCCTTTCCCGTCATCGACGCTCAATCCGATTTAACATCGAAACCGCACAATGATCGATAGCCGTCCCCTCGCGACGGCATCCCCCTTGCGGACCAGGAGCCCGTCCATGCGCAATTCCTTCGCTACCCAATCCAACCTCCACGTTAACGGCACCGACTACGCTTTCCACAGTCTGCCGGTGCTGGGCCAGCGCTTCGATCTCACCCGTCTGCCCTATTCGCTGAAGATCCTGCTGGAAAACCTGCTGCGCCACGAGGACGGGGTCAGCGTACACCCGGCGCATATCGAAGCACTGGCGAGCTGGAACCCGCTGGCGGAGCCCGACACCGAAATCGCCTTCATGCCGGCGCGGGTCATCCTCCAGGACTTCACCGGGGTACCCTGCGTGGTGGATCTGGCGGCGATGCGCGACGCAGTGGTGAAGCTGGGCGGCCGGCCCGAGCAGATCAATCCGCAAATCCCGTCCGAGCTGGTCATCGACCATTCCGTGCAGGTGGATGCCTTCGCCCGCCCTGATGCGCTGGATATCAACGGCCGCTTCGAATTCGAGCGCAACACCGAACGCTACGGCTTCCTGCGCTGGGGGCAAAAGGCATTCGGCAATTTCAAGGTGGTGCCGCCCAATACCGGCATCGTCCACCAGGTGAATCTGGAATACCTGGCGCGGGTGGTGGTGCGGCGCGAGATCGAGGGCCAGCTGTGGGCCTTCCCCGACACGTTGTTCGGCACCGACAGCCACACCACCATGGTGAATGGCTTGGGCATTCTTGGCTGGGGCGTGGGCGGCATCGAGGCCGAAGCGGCGATGCTGGGCCAACCTGCCTCCATGCTCATCCCGCAGGTGGTGGGCTTCAAACTGAGCGGCCAGCTGCCGGAAGGCGCCACCGCCACCGACCTGGTGCTCACCGTCACCGATATGCTGCGCAAGCACGGCGTGGTCGGCAAGTTCGTGGAGTTTTTCGGCACCGGTCTTCAGCACCTGCCGCTGGCCGAACGCGCCACCATCGGCAACATGTCGCCCGAATACGGGGCCACCTGCGCGATCTTCCCGATCGACGCCGAATCACTGAATTATCTGCGCCTGTCCGGGCGCAGCGAAGACAAAATCGCGCTGGTGGAGGCCTATGCCAAAGCCCAGGGCCTGTGGCATGCGCCAGGAATGCCGGAAGCGCGCTACAGCTCCACCCTGGAACTGGACATGGCCACGGTACAGCCCTCGCTGGCCGGCCCCAAGCGCCCGCAGGACCGCGTGCTGCTGACCGACATGCAAACCGCCAGCCGCACGGCCATCACCCAGCTCACCCGCAGCCGCGACCAGCGCAACGAAGAGGTGTCCAACTTCATCGCCGAAGGCGGCGGCGCGGCGGTCGGCAATGAACAGCATGGCAAGGGCCATGCCGACATCCAGATCGGC contains:
- the acnB gene encoding bifunctional aconitate hydratase 2/2-methylisocitrate dehydratase codes for the protein MLDAYRQHAAERAALGIPPLPLTAQQTADVIELLKNPPAGDADFLLDLITHRVPAGVDDAAKVKASYLAALAFGSETNALVSRARATELLGTMLGGYNVAPLVQLLDDAELGAIAANGLKHTLLVFDAFHDVEEKAKAGNANAQAVLQSWADAEWFTSKPEVPASLTVTVFKVPGETNTDDLSPAPDATTRPDIPMHALAMLKNKRPDAAFVPEEDGKRGPVQEILSLKDKGHLVAYVGDVVGTGSSRKSATNSVLWWTGEDIPFIPNKRFGGVCLGSKIAPIFYNTMEDAGALPIELDVAKMEHGDVIELRPYDGKALKNGEVIAEFELKSDVLFDEVRAGGRIPLIIGRGLTAKAREALGLPATDLFRLPVVPPDTGKGFTLAQKLVGRACGLAEGKGMRPGTYCEPKMTSVGSQDTTGPMTRDELKDLACLGFSADLVMQSFCHTAAYPKPVDVKTHHTLPEFISTRGGISLRPGDGIIHSWLNRMLLPDTVGTGGDSHTRFPIGISFPAGSGLVAFAAATGVMPLDMPESVLVRFKGKLQPGVTLRDLVHAIPLYAIKAGLLTVEKKGKKNIFSGRILEIEGLPELKIEQAFELADASAERSAAGCTVKLDKEPIVEYINSNIVLLKNMIAQGYQDARALARRIKKMEAWLADPQLLEADADAEYAAVIEIDLADIVEPIVCCPNDPDDARTLSDVAGSHIDEVFIGSCMTNIGHFRAAAKLLEGKRDLPTRLWIAPPTKMDEAELTKEGHYATFGTAGARTEMPGCSLCMGNQAQIREGSTAMSTSTRNFPNRLGRNTNVYLGSAELAAICARLGRIPTRAEYLADVGVISEKSDEIYRYMNFDRIGEYKDVAATVAA
- a CDS encoding type II toxin-antitoxin system VapC family toxin codes for the protein MIAVDAPVLIELLSNGARADAAEACLRQSLGAGRVVVCDAALALVSGALRNGAEALGALEEMGVHYSAVEAKSALRAGEMQRRQRQRAGEHRPISEFLIGAHALLQCDALITFDADFYRDYFKGLKLIVPKH
- a CDS encoding AbrB/MazE/SpoVT family DNA-binding domain-containing protein; the protein is MEATVAERGQITLPKAVRDALGLTKGSVLKVELDGGRIVLSKHVDDAISRVRGKFALDAPAGGKGAAS
- a CDS encoding GGDEF domain-containing protein encodes the protein MFGLAAMLLASLAASLPVAAQVSQPASSGIPWAWAWIGLLLVLVAGIAAGWMSGAGERRESLRLGIQLDECSAELQRQARQLLAASRERDEFAAQLEQQSLEFARQAHEDGLTALPNGRAFDEHLAQNFSRSKRHGQPLSLLLLDLDHLRQINESWSHAMGDGVLIETAKLLRAVSRTSDLPARLGGDLFALVLTDTNQEGAWTLSQRLHSAFARHGQWYSGDVGPNYVTFSAGLVTLGNQDEAPAQLFQRADRALYLAKHAGGARTTLG